The following proteins are co-located in the Frigidibacter mobilis genome:
- a CDS encoding SRPBCC family protein — translation MKFSTKEDIEAPVAFVFAELSDFDGFERAAMRRGATIKRLDRRTEPVAGMSWALEFRWRGRERKMVTDMTAYDPPQAMAFLAESAGFEMVLELSFLEMSRRRTRLAVELQIKPRTLASRIMLQSLKLGKAKLSRKFAARVRMAADEIEARHLKQQS, via the coding sequence ATGAAATTCTCGACCAAGGAAGACATCGAGGCGCCGGTGGCTTTTGTCTTCGCGGAACTGTCCGATTTCGACGGGTTCGAGCGTGCCGCGATGCGGCGCGGTGCCACGATCAAGCGGCTTGACCGGCGCACCGAGCCCGTGGCGGGCATGTCCTGGGCGCTGGAGTTCCGCTGGCGCGGGCGCGAGCGGAAGATGGTCACCGACATGACGGCCTATGATCCACCGCAGGCAATGGCCTTCCTGGCGGAATCGGCCGGATTCGAGATGGTGCTGGAGCTGAGCTTCCTAGAAATGTCGCGCCGCCGCACGCGGCTGGCGGTGGAGCTGCAGATTAAGCCGCGCACGCTGGCCTCGCGGATCATGCTGCAATCGCTGAAGCTGGGGAAGGCCAAGCTGTCGCGGAAATTCGCGGCGCGGGTGCGGATGGCGGCAGACGAGATCGAGGCGCGGCATCTCAAGCAACAGTCCTGA
- a CDS encoding prephenate dehydratase produces the protein MQGRIAFQGEPGAYSHQACREARPNMEALPCRTFEDAIEAVRKGEADLAMLPVENSTYGRVADIHQLLPESGLHIVEEAFVRVHINLLAVPGTPLSQIENAMSHTVLLGQCRGFLREHNLHAITGADTAGSARQVADAGDPRTAALASELAGEIYGLDVLARHIEDRQNNTTRFLVMSREPDLKRRGTGPMMTTFVFRVRNLPAALYKAMGGFATNGVNMTKLESYMVDGNFTATQFYADIEGHPDDRNVQLALEELRYFTSSMALLGVYPADPRRR, from the coding sequence ATCCAGGGCCGCATCGCCTTTCAGGGCGAACCGGGCGCCTATTCGCACCAGGCCTGCCGCGAAGCCCGCCCCAATATGGAGGCGCTGCCCTGCCGCACCTTCGAGGATGCCATCGAGGCCGTGCGCAAGGGCGAGGCCGATCTGGCGATGCTGCCGGTGGAAAATTCGACCTATGGCCGCGTCGCCGACATCCACCAGCTGCTGCCCGAAAGCGGGCTGCACATCGTCGAGGAAGCCTTCGTCCGGGTGCATATCAACCTGCTGGCGGTTCCCGGCACCCCGCTGTCTCAGATCGAGAACGCGATGAGCCATACCGTGCTGCTGGGCCAGTGCCGCGGCTTCCTGCGCGAGCACAACCTGCACGCCATCACTGGCGCCGACACCGCAGGATCGGCCCGCCAGGTCGCTGATGCCGGCGATCCGCGCACCGCCGCCCTCGCCTCGGAGCTGGCAGGGGAGATCTACGGGCTCGACGTGCTGGCCCGTCATATCGAGGACCGGCAGAACAACACCACCCGCTTCCTGGTGATGTCGCGCGAACCCGATCTCAAGCGCCGCGGCACCGGCCCGATGATGACCACCTTCGTGTTCCGCGTCCGCAACCTCCCGGCCGCGCTTTACAAGGCGATGGGCGGGTTTGCGACCAACGGCGTGAACATGACCAAGCTGGAAAGCTACATGGTCGACGGCAATTTCACCGCCACCCAGTTCTACGCCGATATCGAGGGCCACCCCGACGACCGCAACGTGCAACTCGCATTGGAAGAGCTGCGCTACTTCACCTCGTCGATGGCGCTGCTTGGCGTCTATCCGGCAGACCCGCGGCGGCGCTGA
- the nudC gene encoding NAD(+) diphosphatase: protein MRQDERDLAFAGGGLDRAAHLRGDAGALAALMADPRARVLPFWRGRPLLADAGEGGRRLGLLAPGHPVLAGAGAPLLLGLAAGAARLAVDLSGWEPVGEVALPGSFFDPTEQRHPDLPDDHRFAELRGVMLALDPLEAELAATGRSLLAWHGTHGFCSACGAASEVAKAGWQRNCAACGAQHFPRTDPVVIMLVTRGNRTLIGRSPGWPEGMYSCLAGFMEPGETLEAAVRREVAEETGVEVGAVRFVASQPWPFPSSLMLGCRGEALTEELVLDPVEIEDALWLTREEMAAVFAGVHPVVRSPRRGAIAAHLLRMWLADRLD from the coding sequence ATGCGACAGGACGAGCGGGATCTGGCCTTCGCGGGCGGTGGGTTGGACCGGGCCGCGCATCTGCGCGGGGATGCGGGTGCGCTGGCGGCGCTGATGGCAGATCCGCGGGCGCGGGTGCTGCCGTTCTGGCGCGGCAGGCCGTTGCTGGCCGATGCGGGGGAGGGCGGGCGGCGTCTGGGGCTGCTGGCGCCGGGCCATCCGGTTCTGGCCGGGGCCGGGGCGCCGCTGCTGCTGGGGCTGGCGGCTGGCGCCGCGCGGCTGGCGGTGGACCTTTCAGGCTGGGAGCCGGTGGGAGAGGTCGCGCTGCCCGGCAGCTTTTTCGACCCCACCGAGCAGCGCCACCCGGATCTGCCGGACGATCACCGATTTGCCGAACTGCGCGGCGTGATGCTGGCACTGGACCCGTTGGAGGCGGAGCTGGCGGCGACGGGGCGGTCTTTGCTGGCTTGGCACGGCACGCACGGGTTCTGTTCCGCCTGCGGGGCGGCATCCGAGGTGGCGAAGGCCGGGTGGCAGCGCAACTGCGCGGCCTGCGGCGCCCAGCATTTCCCGCGCACCGACCCGGTGGTCATCATGCTGGTCACACGCGGGAACCGCACGTTGATCGGGCGCAGCCCCGGCTGGCCCGAGGGGATGTATTCGTGCCTTGCCGGCTTCATGGAGCCGGGTGAGACGCTGGAGGCCGCGGTGCGCCGCGAGGTAGCTGAGGAGACCGGGGTGGAGGTCGGGGCGGTGCGCTTTGTCGCCAGCCAGCCTTGGCCCTTCCCGTCATCGTTGATGCTGGGGTGCCGGGGCGAGGCGCTGACCGAGGAACTGGTGCTGGACCCGGTCGAGATCGAGGATGCGCTCTGGCTGACGCGCGAGGAGATGGCGGCGGTGTTCGCGGGCGTGCATCCGGTGGTTCGCTCGCCGCGGCGGGGCGCGATTGCCGCGCATCTTCTGCGCATGTGGCTTGCGGACCGTCTGGATTGA
- a CDS encoding c-type cytochrome, with translation MFDTMTLTKAGGALCGSLLILLLGNWAAEGLYHTGPSGHGAEGERAQAYVIDTGADDAAGEQVAEAGPSFAEVYAAADAAAGERVFGKCKACHKIDGANGVGPHLDGVVGREIAGVEGFAYSNALIGLEGDWTPEHMEAFLANPKGYAPGTKMSFAGLPKVEERANVIAYLATIGG, from the coding sequence ATGTTCGACACGATGACTCTGACCAAGGCCGGCGGCGCGCTGTGCGGCTCTCTGCTGATCCTGCTGCTGGGCAACTGGGCAGCGGAAGGCCTGTATCATACCGGCCCGTCCGGGCATGGCGCCGAGGGCGAACGGGCCCAGGCCTATGTCATCGACACCGGCGCCGATGACGCCGCGGGCGAGCAAGTGGCCGAGGCCGGCCCCTCCTTCGCCGAGGTCTATGCCGCTGCCGATGCTGCCGCAGGTGAGCGGGTGTTCGGCAAGTGCAAGGCCTGCCACAAGATCGATGGCGCCAATGGCGTTGGCCCGCATCTGGATGGCGTCGTCGGCCGCGAGATCGCCGGGGTCGAGGGTTTCGCCTATTCCAACGCGCTGATCGGGCTGGAAGGCGACTGGACGCCCGAGCACATGGAAGCCTTCCTGGCCAACCCAAAGGGCTATGCCCCCGGAACCAAGATGAGCTTTGCCGGCCTGCCCAAGGTGGAAGAGCGCGCCAACGTGATTGCCTATCTGGCGACCATCGGCGGCTGA